A window of Metabacillus sp. B2-18 contains these coding sequences:
- a CDS encoding stage V sporulation protein D: protein MRVSNVTVRKRLVLTLLFGFLIFLVIDIRLGYVQFFLGNTLTSGAKDLWSRNIPFEPERGEILDRNGVKLATNMSAPTIYVVPRQIEDPAMAAKELAAVLNMSEEKAYQHITKRVSIERINPEGRKISHEKANEVRDLNIKGVYIAEDSIRYYPYGSYLSHVLGFAGIDNQGLLGLEAYYDEQLKGEKGYVKFYSDAKGQRMPDEADDYTAPVDGNNLKLTIDSRVQTIIERELDNAQATYNPDGIIAIAMNPNNGEILAMSSRPDFDPANFKEVDPMVYNRNLPVWSTYEPGSTFKIITLAAALEEKKVNLEKDEFNDSGSVEVDGARLRCWKRGGHGHQTFLEVVQNSCNPGFVELGQRLGEETLFKYIKDFGFGQKTGIDLQGEGTGIMFKPEQVGPVELATTAFGQGVSVTPIQQVAAVSAAINGGVLYTPYIAKEWVDPVTGEVISRNTPNAKKRVISEETSKEIRYALESVVALGSGRNAFVDGYRVGGKTGTAQKVKDGRYMENNHIVSFVGFAPADDPQIVVYVAVDNPKGTVQFGGTVAAPIVGNIMRDVLPEIGVKPRDGQIEKEYNWLDTKLVEVPNIIGLTKQELTQQFVNLKIDVSGEGDVVVQQSPNEGVKVKEGSTLRVYLGDEHSEKKESE from the coding sequence ATGCGGGTATCTAATGTGACCGTTAGAAAGCGTCTTGTTTTAACATTGCTTTTCGGTTTTTTAATTTTCTTAGTGATTGATATACGTCTAGGGTATGTTCAATTTTTTCTTGGTAATACACTCACTTCGGGAGCCAAAGATTTATGGAGCAGAAACATTCCATTTGAGCCTGAACGTGGGGAAATTTTAGATCGAAATGGAGTAAAGCTAGCAACGAATATGAGTGCTCCAACGATTTATGTTGTACCAAGACAAATTGAAGATCCTGCTATGGCTGCAAAAGAATTAGCTGCAGTTTTAAATATGTCAGAAGAAAAAGCCTATCAACATATTACAAAAAGAGTTTCTATCGAAAGAATCAATCCTGAGGGGAGAAAAATTTCTCATGAAAAAGCAAATGAAGTGAGAGATTTAAATATAAAGGGAGTTTACATAGCTGAAGATTCGATCAGGTATTATCCTTATGGAAGTTATCTATCACATGTTCTTGGTTTTGCAGGAATTGATAATCAGGGATTATTAGGCTTAGAAGCATATTACGATGAGCAATTAAAGGGAGAAAAAGGGTATGTTAAGTTTTATTCAGATGCAAAAGGGCAAAGGATGCCAGATGAAGCGGATGACTATACAGCTCCTGTTGATGGAAATAATCTAAAACTAACAATTGATTCGAGAGTTCAAACAATTATTGAAAGAGAACTAGATAATGCTCAGGCCACTTATAACCCTGATGGGATTATTGCCATTGCTATGAACCCAAACAATGGTGAAATATTAGCGATGTCAAGCAGGCCTGATTTTGATCCAGCTAATTTTAAGGAAGTAGATCCGATGGTCTACAATCGGAACTTACCTGTTTGGAGTACTTATGAACCTGGTTCTACATTCAAGATTATTACTCTAGCTGCAGCACTGGAAGAAAAGAAAGTGAACCTAGAAAAAGATGAATTTAATGATTCAGGTTCGGTAGAGGTTGATGGAGCAAGATTACGATGTTGGAAAAGAGGGGGACATGGTCATCAAACATTTCTTGAAGTTGTCCAAAACTCTTGTAACCCTGGTTTTGTAGAGCTTGGTCAAAGACTTGGGGAAGAAACGCTGTTTAAATATATAAAAGATTTTGGATTTGGTCAAAAAACAGGAATTGATCTTCAAGGTGAAGGAACTGGTATTATGTTTAAACCAGAACAAGTAGGACCTGTGGAACTTGCAACCACCGCATTTGGTCAAGGTGTTTCTGTTACACCGATACAGCAAGTTGCTGCTGTTTCTGCAGCTATAAACGGAGGTGTTCTGTATACCCCATATATAGCGAAGGAATGGGTAGATCCAGTTACTGGTGAAGTAATCAGTCGAAATACACCTAATGCAAAAAAACGTGTTATTTCTGAAGAAACTTCAAAAGAAATTCGTTATGCTCTTGAAAGTGTTGTTGCATTAGGAAGTGGGAGAAATGCTTTTGTTGATGGCTATCGAGTTGGTGGAAAAACAGGTACAGCACAAAAAGTAAAAGATGGGCGATATATGGAAAATAACCATATTGTTTCCTTTGTTGGATTTGCACCTGCTGATGACCCTCAAATTGTTGTTTATGTTGCAGTCGACAATCCTAAGGGAACGGTCCAATTTGGTGGAACGGTTGCTGCACCTATAGTAGGAAACATTATGCGTGATGTATTACCTGAGATAGGTGTAAAGCCGAGAGACGGCCAAATTGAGAAAGAATATAATTGGCTGGACACAAAACTAGTAGAAGTACCGAACATTATAGGGTTAACGAAACAAGAATTAACTCAACAATTCGTTAACTTGAAGATTGATGTATCGGGCGAAGGAGATGTTGTTGTGCAACAATCCCCAAATGAAGGTGTAAAAGTTAAAGAAGGATCCACCTTAAGAGTATACCTAGGTGATGAACATAGTGAAAAGAAAGAAAGTGAATAA
- a CDS encoding penicillin-binding protein, translating into MKLTHKNINMNRGAALLALIFGLLFLVIFVRFFYIQSTGTAHGQALAARAEELYESQRTIEASRGSILDRKGEVIAEDKSSYKLVAILDDQITTDPDNPEHVVDVEETAQKLAPLLNMEENEIEEVLSKDLYQVEFGSAGRDISHTLKEQITKLELPGITFIRDTQRFYPNGIFASHLIGYAQKQEDTGETIGMMGLEKTLEKYLHEEDGYIKFEKDRYNWKLPTSDDEIVAPKNGQDVYLTIDQKIQTFLEDSMNQVVEEYSPEKIVAVVADPKTGKILAMAQRPSFDPNKRNITSYYNDVISYPFEPGSTMKIFTLAAAIEEGVYNGNATFQSGSYAVGPSVVRDHKRGGWGTISFNEGVQRSSNVGFSILAKDMLGTDRMYQYLNKFGFTKKTNIDLPNEAESKINYNYEIDKVSTAFGQASAFTPIQLVQAATAIANNGKMMKPYVIDKIVDKDSNEVVKENSSKVVSQPITEKTAKATLDILETVVSSENGTGKPYSIEGYQVAGKTGTAQMPNPNGRGYLSGNDNHIFSFLGMAPKDNPELIVYVAVQKPKLEGQAGSVPVSMIFNTVMKNSLQYLQIEPTEEIETETQVKPSSEDTLLPDLVDTKFAEANNQLKKLGLTPIILGNGQKVTAQYPEGDTSIMLNEKVFLKLSEEVKMPDLTGWSKRDVMKLGNIMNISVNAEGSGFVIKQSIKKGSLLKKGDVLTISLGTENGEKQPEESNEQE; encoded by the coding sequence ATGAAATTAACGCATAAAAATATAAACATGAATAGAGGCGCTGCATTATTAGCGTTGATTTTTGGTTTGCTATTTTTAGTTATTTTTGTTCGTTTCTTTTATATTCAATCAACTGGAACTGCACATGGTCAAGCACTTGCAGCAAGAGCTGAAGAACTCTATGAGAGTCAAAGAACTATAGAAGCATCAAGAGGGTCAATATTAGATCGTAAGGGTGAGGTTATTGCTGAAGACAAGTCTTCTTATAAACTCGTTGCAATTCTTGACGATCAAATAACAACAGATCCTGACAATCCAGAGCATGTTGTTGATGTAGAAGAAACGGCACAAAAGTTAGCACCTTTATTAAATATGGAAGAAAATGAAATAGAAGAGGTTTTATCTAAGGATTTATACCAAGTTGAATTTGGATCTGCAGGTAGAGACATTAGCCATACTTTAAAAGAACAAATAACAAAATTGGAGCTTCCTGGTATTACGTTCATTCGTGATACACAACGATTTTATCCAAATGGAATCTTTGCCTCTCATTTAATCGGTTATGCGCAAAAGCAAGAAGACACAGGTGAGACGATCGGAATGATGGGCCTTGAAAAAACATTAGAGAAATACCTTCATGAAGAAGATGGCTACATAAAATTTGAAAAAGATCGTTACAATTGGAAATTACCAACAAGTGACGATGAAATAGTAGCTCCGAAAAATGGTCAAGATGTGTATTTAACCATTGATCAGAAAATACAAACCTTTTTAGAAGACTCTATGAATCAAGTAGTTGAAGAGTATTCACCTGAGAAGATCGTTGCTGTTGTAGCTGATCCGAAGACCGGAAAAATACTAGCTATGGCTCAGCGACCGAGTTTCGACCCAAATAAAAGGAACATTACGTCTTATTACAATGATGTTATCTCTTATCCTTTTGAACCTGGTTCAACGATGAAAATCTTCACTTTAGCAGCAGCAATTGAAGAAGGAGTCTATAATGGAAATGCAACGTTCCAATCAGGTTCGTATGCAGTAGGACCATCTGTTGTACGTGACCATAAAAGAGGTGGTTGGGGAACAATCAGCTTTAATGAAGGTGTACAAAGGTCATCAAATGTTGGTTTTTCAATTCTTGCTAAAGATATGCTTGGAACTGATCGAATGTATCAATATCTAAACAAATTCGGATTTACGAAAAAGACAAATATTGATTTGCCAAACGAAGCTGAAAGTAAAATAAATTATAACTATGAGATCGATAAGGTATCAACTGCATTTGGACAAGCATCTGCCTTTACTCCGATTCAGCTCGTACAAGCAGCAACAGCGATTGCGAACAATGGTAAAATGATGAAACCTTATGTTATTGATAAAATAGTAGATAAAGATTCTAATGAAGTTGTAAAGGAAAATAGTTCAAAGGTAGTTTCTCAACCAATTACTGAAAAAACTGCAAAAGCAACACTGGATATTTTAGAAACTGTTGTAAGTTCAGAAAATGGTACTGGAAAACCTTATAGCATTGAAGGGTATCAGGTTGCTGGTAAAACGGGTACTGCACAAATGCCAAACCCAAATGGAAGAGGTTATTTATCAGGAAATGACAACCATATTTTTTCGTTTTTAGGAATGGCACCAAAAGATAATCCAGAGCTTATTGTATATGTAGCTGTTCAGAAACCTAAGCTTGAAGGACAAGCAGGTTCTGTTCCAGTTTCAATGATTTTTAATACTGTGATGAAAAACAGCCTTCAATATTTACAAATTGAACCTACAGAAGAAATTGAAACTGAAACACAAGTGAAACCCTCAAGTGAAGACACGTTACTTCCTGATTTAGTAGATACAAAGTTTGCAGAAGCTAACAATCAATTGAAAAAATTAGGTTTAACTCCAATTATTCTTGGAAATGGACAAAAAGTTACTGCTCAATATCCTGAAGGTGATACTTCAATAATGTTAAATGAAAAAGTCTTTCTAAAGTTATCTGAAGAAGTTAAAATGCCAGATTTAACAGGTTGGTCTAAACGGGATGTCATGAAACTAGGAAATATAATGAATATTTCTGTGAATGCAGAAGGATCTGGTTTCGTCATAAAACAGAGTATTAAAAAAGGTAGCCTATTAAAGAAAGGCGATGTTTTGACGATATCACTTGGGACAGAAAATGGTGAAAAACAGCCTGAAGAAAGCAATGAACAAGAATAA